Proteins from one Chitinophaga oryzae genomic window:
- a CDS encoding type 1 glutamine amidotransferase, whose translation MHIHYFQHVPFEGLASIADWIAQGEHPTSHTRWYDEAPDTTGLKDAELLIIMGGTMGVYEQDIHPWMLTEINLIREAIARGQKILGICLGSQLLAHALGANVYPHTQPEIGWFPIDFTFQGQAAPLENVLPHRLNTFHFHGDTFDVPAGATRFAASAACSNQAFIYGDRIIGLQFHMEMNSAAILEILRCSGAAFEHSAPFVQSPEKIEQYLHLANENNQTMFRLLDYLAGL comes from the coding sequence ATGCATATCCACTATTTTCAACACGTGCCTTTTGAAGGCCTTGCCAGCATAGCCGACTGGATCGCACAGGGAGAACATCCCACCAGCCATACCCGCTGGTATGATGAAGCTCCCGATACCACCGGCCTGAAAGATGCGGAACTGCTCATCATCATGGGCGGCACCATGGGCGTATATGAACAGGATATTCATCCGTGGATGCTCACCGAGATAAACCTTATCCGGGAAGCCATCGCCCGCGGACAGAAAATACTGGGCATCTGCCTCGGCTCCCAGCTGCTGGCCCATGCCCTCGGCGCCAACGTATATCCGCATACGCAACCGGAAATAGGGTGGTTTCCCATAGACTTCACTTTCCAGGGACAAGCCGCACCACTCGAAAATGTGCTGCCGCACCGCCTCAACACCTTCCATTTCCATGGCGACACCTTCGATGTGCCCGCCGGCGCCACCCGCTTCGCGGCTTCCGCCGCCTGCAGCAACCAGGCGTTTATCTACGGCGACCGTATCATCGGACTGCAGTTTCATATGGAAATGAACAGCGCTGCCATACTGGAGATACTACGCTGCAGCGGCGCCGCCTTTGAACACAGCGCCCCCTTTGTGCAGAGCCCGGAGAAAATAGAACAGTACCTGCACCTGGCCAACGAAAACAATCAAACCATGTTCCGGCTGCTGGACTACCTGGCCGGACTATAA